From Cygnus atratus isolate AKBS03 ecotype Queensland, Australia chromosome 1, CAtr_DNAZoo_HiC_assembly, whole genome shotgun sequence, the proteins below share one genomic window:
- the PHLDA1 gene encoding pleckstrin homology-like domain family A member 1: MWMTDFVSGPFFPQPSPACRRGQRTVLASQAQQRGGGGPRAAPGSAEPLPRPKLCSSVPGLPGGLCSRLGGLPPPLPLRPGCPARGRRCRGGAGSPRVGGGRPFRWVSLRPGWARRAEKASGRGRREGAATPRHGRQPLRIPRAGALRRRLLGWCRLPPAEPSPRGAGRMLESGCKAVKEGVLEKRSDGLLQLWKKKRCILTEEGLLLASPKQQPQPQQPAQQQQQQQQPGAEPAAKIKELHFSNMKTVDCVERKGKYVYFTVVMAEGKEIDFRCAQEQGWNAAITLQMVQYKNRQAILAVRSTRQKQQHLAQQPHGPRIRSASNSA, translated from the exons ATGTGGATGACAGATTTTG TGAGCGGCCCCTTCTTTCCtcagccctccccagcctgccGCAGGGGGCAGAGGACCGTGCTCGCCTCGCAGGCGCAGCAGCGAGGCGGAGGGGGGCCGCGTGCGGCTCCTGGCAGCGCCGAGCCCCTTCCCCGGCCGAAACTCTGCTCCTCCGTCCCCGGCCTGCCTGGGGGGCTCTGCAGCCGCCTTggggggctccccccgccgctgcccctcCGCCCGGGGTGCCCGGCGAGggggcggcggtgccggggcgGCGCCGGCTCCCCGCGTGTCGGCGGGGGCCGCCCTTTCCGCTGGGTGTCGCTCCGGCCGGGGTGGGCGAGGCGAGCTGAAAAGGCGAGCGGGAGGGGACGGAGGGAGGGCGCAGCCACGCCGCGCCACGGGCGGCAGCCGCTCCGCATCCCGCGGGCCGGGGCGCTCCGGCGGCGGCTCCTCGGCTGGTGCCGGCTGCCGCCCGCCGAGCCCAGCCCCCGCGGAGCCGGGAGGATGCTGGAGAGCGGCTGCAAGGCGGTGAAGGAGGGCgtgctggagaagaggagcgacgggctgctgcagctctggaagAAGAAGCGCTGCATCCTCACCGAGGAGGGGCTGCTCCTCGCGTCCCCCaagcagcagccgcagccccagcagccggcccagcagcagcagcagcagcagcagccgggcgCCGAGCCGGCTGCCAAGATCAAGGAGCTGCACTTCTCCAACATGAAGACGGTGGACTGCGTGGAGCGGAAGGGCAAGTACGTGTACTTCACCGTGGTGATGGCCGAGGGCAAGGAGATCGACTTTCGGTGCgcgcaggagcagggctggaacGCGGCGATCACGCTGCAGATGGTGCAGTACAAGAACCGCCAGGCCATCCTGGCCGTGCGCTCCACCcgccagaagcagcagcacctggcGCAGCAGCCCCACGGCCCCCGCATCCGCAGCGCCTCCAACTCCGCCTag